A genomic window from Megalobrama amblycephala isolate DHTTF-2021 linkage group LG2, ASM1881202v1, whole genome shotgun sequence includes:
- the LOC125263109 gene encoding gastrula zinc finger protein XlCGF8.2DB-like isoform X3, translated as MRDPEHCRMRHTEEQRDLMEEKEEKHHVKDEENTRSQTESFSLLKRRDKKCFTCRQCGKSLTYKKNLKDHMRIHTGEKPFKCDQCGKSFRQKPHLKIHMNIHTGEKPFTCDQCGQSFRQKQHLKIHMNIHTGEKPFTCDQCGKSFTLKGTLKKHMNIHTGEKLHECDQCGETFLWAAALNRHLKGHSEEKPYSCSLCGKSFSHLQNFKEHQKRHIGIRHHMCFECEKTFFTADHLKLHQRIHTGEKPYKCSHCDKRFSQLGNLKTHKRIHTGEKPHHSTACGKSLIRSCSLRRHSKKKSQ; from the exons ATGAGAGATCCAGAACACTGCAGAATGAGAcacactgaagaacaaagag ACCTGATGGAGGAGAAAGAGGAAAAACATCATGTCAAAGATGAAGAAAATACTCGCTCACAGACTGAAAGTTTTTCTTTACTGAAAAGAAGAGACAAGAAATGTTTCACCTGCcgtcagtgtggaaagagtctCACATACAAAAAGAATCTCAAAGATCACATGAGGATCCATACTGGGGAGAAACCGTTTaaatgtgatcagtgtggaaaaagcTTCAGACAAAAACCACACCTTAAGATTCACATGAAcattcacaccggagagaaaccgttcacatgtgatcagtgtggacagagtttcagacAAAAACAACACCTTAAGATTCACATGAacatccacactggagagaaaccgttcacatgtgatcagtgtgggaagagtttcacactAAAAGGAACCCTTAAGAAACACATGAacatccacactggagagaaactgCATGAATGTGATCAATGTGGTGAAACATTTTTGTGGGCTGCAGCCCTGAATAGACATCTGAAAGGTCATTCAGAGGAGAAACCATATTCGTGTtctttgtgtggaaagagtttttcacatcTGCAGAATTTCAAAGAACATCAGAAAAGACATATTGGTATAAGACATCatatgtgctttgagtgtgagaagacttttttTACAGCTGATCATTTGAAACTGCAtcagaggatccacactggagagaaaccttacaagtgttcacactgcgacaagagattcagtcagttgGGAAACCTGAAAACGCAcaagaggatccacactggagagaaaccgcaTCACTCCACTGCATGCGGGAAGAGTTTAATTCGTTCATGTTCTTTACGTAggcattcaaaaaaaaaatcacagtaa